In one Primulina huaijiensis isolate GDHJ02 unplaced genomic scaffold, ASM1229523v2 scaffold37307, whole genome shotgun sequence genomic region, the following are encoded:
- the LOC140968616 gene encoding U-box domain-containing protein 3-like, which yields MDLTLLRSLVNSISRFIHLVTCRMSKAMPVEKEYQNIVSFLKHLKAVLDGVADCRLPLDEALSKECEELDFAVNEARIFLEQWSTKTSKILCVIECKPLFIKIQNSSVKLSCVLCKLSESSPTTLSLSRAQFCMQESQNLNLGKLSQDIEEIFKRQIEGKNFDSKHLTVVVESLNLRSNQELLSEHIALEKERQKAEDNRTNRNLDDISLAVDLMNQIHDFTVAKLENTPAFNGIRIPSYFRCPLSLELMSDPVIVSSGQTYDRVAIQKWLDHGLVTCPKTRHKLSHNSLIPNYTVKALIENWCSENKVKLSRNPSDILSVGIFPERISQEDDLPCSTSISSSGFEEKKIGVSNGLDVDGNGVCIKEAEKFDRSSPEHSYVHSRSESTSSAISSVESLPTGSSEISRISSKQDGVSDRSGDVTSSYPSSSFSNKISGVSSFSGKQYHSAKTMDEMVTNRNHNSFRTLSFSSTSGSNDLTTTSHVEKLIKDLKSESTELRTAAAGELRFLAKYIVENRFIIVQCGAIAPLIALLHSDINLAQEHAVSALLNLSINENLKAKIAEEGALEPFIHVLKNGNSVAKENAAAALFSLSLLDEYRIKIGRSSAIRALVDLLGSGTVRGKKDATTALFNLSIFHENKARIVQANAVKHLVVLMDPSTEMVDKAVAVLANLSTIAEGCSAIAREGGIPLLVEIVDMGSQRGKENAASVLMQLCINSPKYCRIVLQEGAVPPLVALTQSGTPRAREKAQQLLSHFRNQRESTVARGRSRKET from the exons ATGGATTTAACATTGTTACGAAGCCTTGTCAATAGTATTTCTCGATTCATTCATCTGGTAACATGCCGCATGTCAAAGGCAATGCCGGTTGAGAAGGAATACCAAAATATAGTATCTTTCTTGAAGCATTTGAAAGCTGTACTTGATGGTGTTGCTGATTGTAGACTGCCGTTGGATGAAGCTCTGTCTAAAGAGTGTGAAGAGCTTGACTTTGCAGTGAATGAGGCTAGAATATTCCTTGAACAATGGTCTACCAAAACAAGCAAGATTCTGTGT GTGATAGAATGTAAGCCCTTGTTCATCAAAATTCAGAATTCCTCAGTCAAGCTCTCTTGTGTTCTATGTAAACTATCTGAATCATCACCAACCACTTTGAGTCTGTCTCGTGCTCAG TTCTGTATGCAGGAATCTCAAAATCTGAATCTTGGAAAATTGTCACAAGATATAGAAGAGATTTTTAAACGTCAAATCGAAGGGAAAAATTTTGATTCCAAGCATCTTACTGTGGTTGTCGAATCCCTCAACTTGAGATCAAATCAAGAACTCTTGAGTGAACATATTGCATTGGAAAAGGAAAGGCAGAAAGCTGAAGACAATAGAACAAACAGGAACTTAGATGACATCTCTCTAGCTGTTGATCTTATGAATCAAATTCATGATTTTACGGTGGCTAAGCTTGAGAATACTCCGGCCTTTAATGGCATTCGGATCCCTTCATATTTTCGCTGTCCATTATCTTTGGAACTCATGTCAGATCCTGTGATTGTGTCTTCTGGCCAAACTTACGACCGTGTGGCCATCCAAAAATGGCTGGATCATGGACTTGTGACTTGCCCCAAAACTCGGCACAAACTCTCACACAATAGTCTCATTCCCAATTATACAGTTAAAGCTCTTATAGAAAACTGGTGCAGCGAAAACAAAGTTAAACTTTCCAGAAACCCTTCAGATATCCTCTCGGTTGGAATTTTTCCTGAACGGATTAGCCAAGAAGATGATCTCCCATGTTCAACTTCAATATCCTCTTCTGGTTTTGAGGAGAAAAAGATTGGGGTTTCCAATGGGCTTGATGTAGATGGTAATGGTGTTTGTATAAAGGAGGCTGAGAAATTTGATCGATCATCCCCCGAACATTCTTATGTACATAGCAGGAGCGAGTCAACATCAAGTGCCATTTCCAGCGTTGAATCTCTCCCCACAGGGTCATCTGAAATTTCCAGGATATCAAGCAAGCAAGATGGTGTGAGTGATAGATCTGGCGATGTAACATCTTCTTATCCCTCTTCctctttttcaaataaaatttctgGGGTTTCTTCTTTTAGTGGAAAACAATATCACAGCGCCAAAACAATGGATGAAATGGTAACAAATAGAAATCATAACTCATTTAGAACTCTTTCATTCTCATCCACCTCGGGGTCCAATGATTTGACAACTACTTCCCATGTTGAAAAACTAATCAAAGACTTGAAGAGCGAATCAACTGAACTGCGAACTGCAGCTGCGGGAGAATTACGGTTTCTTGCGAAGTACATTGTGGAAAATCGCTTCATTATAGTCCAATGTGGTGCTATTGCCCCATTAATCGCCCTGTTACACTCTGATATTAACCTTGCTCAAGAACATGCCGTCTCAGCTCTACTAAATTTGTCAATTAACGAGAATTTGAAGGCTAAGATTGCGGAAGAAGGTGCTCTAGAACCATTCATCCATGTTTTGAAAAATGGAAACTCGGTAGCCAAGGAAAATGCTGCAGCTGCTCTCTTTAGCCTCTCGCTGTTGGATGAGTATAGGATCAAAATTGGTCGGTCAAGCGCAATTCGAGCTTTGGTTGATCTTTTAGGATCAGGTACTGTCAGAGGGAAGAAAGATGCCACAACAGCCTTGTTTAACCTATCTATATTTCACGAAAACAAGGCTCGTATCGTTCAAGCAAACGCTGTGAAACATTTGGTTGTATTGATGGACCCTTCAACAGAAATGGTGGATAAAGCTGTTGCTGTTCTTGCTAATTTGTCGACTATAGCGGAAGGATGCTCAGCCATCGCTCGAGAAGGTGGCATACCTCTTCTTGTGGAGATTGTCGATATGGGATCTCAAAGAGGAAAGGAGAATGCTGCCTCTGTGCTGATGCAGCTGTGCATTAATAGCCCCAAATATTGTCGGATTGTTTTGCAAGAAGGTGCGGTTCCACCTCTCGTTGCTTTGACTCAATCAGGCACTCCTAGAGCCAGAGAAAAG GCGCAACAACTGCTTAGCCATTTTCGGAACCAACGTGAGAGTACCGTGGCTAGGGGCAGATCAAGAAAGGAAACATAA